One segment of Scomber scombrus chromosome 3, fScoSco1.1, whole genome shotgun sequence DNA contains the following:
- the LOC133978118 gene encoding interferon-induced GTP-binding protein Mx: protein MNSLNQQYEEKVRPCIDLIDSLRSLGVEKDLALPAIAVIGDQSSGKSSVLEALSGVALPRGSGIVTRCPLELKMKRKKEGEEWYGKISYQDHEEEIEDPEDVEKKIRKAQDEMAGVGVGISDDLISLEIASPDVPDLTLIDLPGITRVAVKGQPENIGDQIKRLIQKFITKQETISLVVVPCNVDIATTEALKMAQQVDPDGERTLGILTKPDLVDKGTEDTVIDITHNEIIHLKKGYMIVKCRGQKEIAEKVSLTEAIEREKAYFKDHVYFHTLYNDGLATVPKLAEKLTLELVHHIERSLPRLEEQIEEKLAQTQAELEKYGTGPPSDAAERLAFLIDKMSAFNQDALSLTTGEELKCGERINVFSTLRREFGKWNTQLEQSGTKFNDRIEREVEEYEETYRGRELPGFINYKTFELMVKQQIKQLEEPAVKKLKDIGDAVRKAFIHLAQSNFTGYPNLLKTTKAKIEAIKQEKESIAESTLRTQFKMELIVYSQDRTYSSSLSEEKRREDEEEEKSKSLSYVQERSLVYSKDNHATLQELMLHLKSYYKIASQRLADQIPLVIRYQMLQESAVKLQREMLQVLQDKENMESLLKEDFDIGSKRAALQSRLERLQKARAYLVEF from the exons GCATTGTGACAAGATGCCCTCTCGAattgaagatgaaaagaaagaaagagggagaggagtggTATGGAAAGATAAGCTACCAGGATCATGAGGAGGAGATAGAAGACCCTGAAGACGTGGAGAAAAAAATTCGCAAAG CTCAGGATGAAATGGCTGGAGTCGGAGTTGGGATCAGTGATGACCTCATCAGTCTGGAGATTGCCTCTCCTGATGTTCCAGACCTGACCCTCATTGACCTGCCTGGGATCACCAGAGTGGCTGTAAAGGGACAACCAGAGAACATTGGAGATCAG ATAAAGAGACTGATCCAGAAGTTCATCACAAAACAAGAGACCATCAGCTTGGTGGTTGTTCCATGCAACGTGGACATAGCAACCACAGAGGCTTTGAAGATGGCACAGCAGGTGGATCCTGATGGAGAGAGGACTTTGG gtaTCTTGACCAAACCTGATCTGGTGGACAAAGGCACAGAAGACACAGTGATTGATATTACCCATAATGAGATCATCCACCTGAAGAAGGGCTACATGATCGTCAAGTGCAGAGGTCAGAAGGAGATTGCAGAGAAGGTGTCTCTTACTGAAgcaatagaaagagagaaagcctACTTCAAAGATCATGTGTATTTCCA CACTCTTTACAATGACGGTCTTGCCACTGTTCCTAAACTGGCTGAGAAACTCACCCTGGAGCTGGTGCATCATATTGAG AGGTCTCTGCCTCGACTGGAAGAGCAGATAGAGGAGAAACTAGCACAGACTCAGGCAGAGCTGGAGAAATATGGCACTGGACCTCCATCTGACGCAGCTGAAAGACTCGCCTTCCTTATAGAT AAAATGTCAGCTTTCAATCAGGATGCCCTCAGTCTGACTACAGGTGAGGAACTCAAGTGTGGAGAAAGGATCAATGTCTTTTCTACACTCAGAAGAGAGTTTGGGAAGTGGAACACCCAACTAGAGCAATCAGGAACAAAAT TTAATGACAGAATTGAGAGAGAGGTGGAAGAATATGAAGAGACATACCGTGGAAGAGAACTGCCAGGCTTCATCAACTACAAGACCTTTGAGCTCATGGTCAAACAGCAGATTAAACAGCTGGAAGAACCAGCTGTCaagaaactcaaagatattGGAG ATGCTGTTAGGAAAGCATTCATACACCTGGCCCAAAGTAACTTCACTGGATATCCCAACCTACTGAAAACAACCAAG GCAAAGATCGAAGCAATTAAGCAAGAAAAGGAGTCCATAGCAGAGTCCACACTGAGAACTCAGTTCAAGATGGAGCTGATTGTTTATTCCCAGGACAGGACCTACAGCAGCAGTTTGagtgaggagaagaggagagaggacgaggaagaggaaaaaTCGAAAAGCCTATCATATGTTCAAGAAAGGAGTCTTGTCTACAGCAAGGATAATCATGCAACACTCCAGGAGCTGATGTTGCACCTTAAATCATATTACAAA aTTGCCAGCCAGCGTCTGGCTGACCAGATCCCACTTGTGATCCGCTACCAGATGTTGCAGGAGTCTGCTGTcaagctgcagagagagatgcTGCAGGTGCTTCAGGACAAGGAGAACATGGAGTCCTTACTGAAGGAGGATTTTGACATTGGCAGCAAAAGGGCTGCTTTGCAGAGTCGCCTTGAGCGTCTCCAGAAGGCTCGTGCATACCTGGTGGAGTTCTAG
- the LOC133978121 gene encoding interferon-induced GTP-binding protein Mx-like encodes MNSLNQQYEEKVRPCIDLIDSLRSLGVEKDLALPAIAVIGDQSSGKSSVLEALSGVALPRGSGIVTRCPLELKMKRMKEGEEWYGKISYQDHEEEIEDPADVEKKIRKAQDEMAGVGVGISDDLISLEIASPDVPDLTLIDLPGITRVAVKGQPENIGDQIKRLIQKFITKQETISLVVVPCNVDIATTEALKMAQQVDPDGERTLGILTKPDLVDKGTEDTVIDITHNEIIHLKKGYMIVKCRGQKEIAEKVSLTEATEREEAYFKDHVYFHTLYNDGLATVPKLAEKLTLELVHHIERSLPRLEEQIEDKLAQTQAELEKYGTGPPSDAADRLAFLIDKMSAFNQDALSLTTGEELNCGVRINVFSTLRREFGKWNTQLEHSGAKFNDRIEREVEEYEETYRGRELPGFINYKTFELMVKQQIKQLEEPAVKKLKDIGDAVRKAFIQLAQSNFTGFPNLLKTTKAKIEAIKQEKESTAESILRTQFKMELMVYSQDRTYSSSLSERKREEEDEKREMSEVDNVQDRSLVYSMDNHATLQELILHLKSYYKIASQRLADQIPLVIRYQMLQESAAQLQREMLQVLQDKENMESLLKEDFDIGSKRAALQSRLERLQKARSYLMQF; translated from the exons ATGAACTCTCTGAACCAACAGTATGAGGAGAAGGTGCGTCCCTGCATTGACCTCATTGACTCTCTTCGTTCTCTGGGTGTAGAGAAGGACTTGGCACTGCCCGCTATCGCCGTGATTGGAGACCAAAGCTCAGGGAAGAGCTCTGTGTTAGAGGCGCTGTCAGGGGTGGCTCTGCCAAGAGGAAGTG GCATTGTGACACGATGCCCTCTCGAGCTAAAGatgaagagaatgaaagagggagaggagtggTATGGAAAGATAAGCTACCAGGATCATGAGGAAGAGATAGAAGACCCTGCAGACGTGGAGAAAAAGATTCGCAAAG CTCAGGATGAAATGGCTGGAGTCGGAGTTGGGATCAGCGATGACCTCATCAGTCTGGAGATCGCCTCTCCTGATGTTCCAGACTTGACCCTCATTGACCTGCCCGGCATCACCAGAGTGGCTGTAAAGGGACAACCAGAGAACATTGGAGATCAG ATAAAAAGACTGATCCAGAAGTTCATCACAAAACAAGAGACCATCAGCTTGGTGGTTGTTCCATGCAACGTGGACATAGCAACCACAGAGGCTTTGAAGATGGCACAGCAAGTGGATCCTGATGGAGAGAGGACTTTGG gtaTCTTGACCAAACCTGATCTGGTGGACAAAGGCACAGAAGACACAGTGATTGATATTACCCATAATGAGATCATCCACCTGAAGAAGGGATACATGATCGTCAAGTGCAGAGGTCAGAAGGAGATCGCAGAGAAGGTGTCTCTTACTGAagcaacagaaagagaggaagccTACTTCAAAGATCATGTGTATTTCCA CACTCTTTACAATGACGGTCTTGCCACTGTTCCTAAACTGGCTGAGAAACTCACCCTGGAGCTGGTGCATCATATTGAG AGGTCTCTGCCTCGACTGGAAGAGCAGATAGAGGACAAACTAGCACAGACTCAGGCAGAGCTGGAGAAATATGGCACTGGACCTCCATCTGACGCAGCCGACAGACTCGCCTTCCTTATAGAT AAAATGTCAGCTTTCAATCAGGATGCCCTCAGTCTGACTACAGGTGAGGAACTCAACTGTGGAGTAAGGATCAATGTCTTTTCTACACTCAGAAGAGAGTTTGGGAAGTGGAACACCCAACTAGAGCACTCAGGAGCAAAGT TTAATGACAGAATTGAGAGAGAGGTGGAAGAATATGAAGAGACATACCGTGGAAGAGAACTGCCAGGCTTCATCAACTACAAGACCTTTGAGCTCATGGTCAAACAGCAGATTAAACAGCTGGAAGAACCAGCTGTCaagaaactcaaagatattGGAG ATGCTGTTAGGAAAGCCTTCATACAACTGGCCCAAAGTAACTTCACTGGATTTCCCAACCTACTGAAAACAACCAAG GCAAAGATCGAAGCTATTAAGCAAGAAAAGGAGTCCACTGCAGAGTCCATATTGAGAACTCAGTTCAAGATGGAGCTGATGGTTTACTCTCAGGACAGGACCTACAGCAGCAGTTTGAGTGAGAGAAagcgagaggaggaggatgaaaagagagaaatgtcaGAGGTAGATAATGTTCAAGACAGGAGTCTTGTGTACAGCATGGATAATCATGCAACACTCCAGGAGCTGATATTGCACCTTAAATCATATTACAAA aTTGCCAGCCAGCGTCTGGCTGACCAGATCCCACTTGTGATCCGCTACCAGATGTTGCAGGAGTCTGCTGcccagctgcagagagagatgcTGCAGGTGCTTCAAGACAAGGAGAACATGGAGTCCTTACTGAAGGAGGATTTTGACATTGGCAGCAAAAGGGCTGCTTTGCAGAGTCGCCTTGAGCGTCTCCAGAAGGCTCGTTCATACCTGATGCAGTTCTAG